One window of the Labilibaculum sp. genome contains the following:
- a CDS encoding TonB-dependent receptor, translating into MKKSENFNASTHCLKTGKQNNSRWLLRSSMILLMVLCNVAITFGQSPDKEITGKVTDSYGFGIPGVNISLKATTIGTVSDIDGNYSIAANSENVIVFSFIGYTTQEILVGDQTTINVVMTEDALSVDEVVVIGYGVQKKALNTGSISSVKGEELQNTPASRADQAIQGRTAGVSVLSNSGSPGAGTNIRIRGVNSNGNSNPLFIVDGMKTGDINNIDPGDIESFDVLKDAASAAIYGTEGANGVIIITTKSGKIGEAKISYDFQYGLQSSRSDLELMNASEYQQWMQESGAGAVTLNGTDTDWLDEVFEVAPMQKHHLSYTGGTEKSTYMMSGSYFSQNGIVGDDKAKYERITARVNAKSNLKEWLEVGNNFSFSHSKQKYIGEDDEYRSVVNNALLIDPLTPITYDGTPANVQALLDGGNTILKNNKGRYYGLAQYVTGETANPLAMLQTYHNTITQDKVLGMAYATVKPIKGLSFTTRVGIDLTYQTQHSWAPTYYFSSESQNSATSVDDEINKWYTWLWENFATYNKKVGDHDFTLLAGYSAEENQEPNYTMHSGPLIAEGDQYAYQEHTTSNEFDRTGGGYVNHTMTSYFGRLSYNYLNRYMMELSLRRDAADAFPTTDKSAVFSAASVGWIVSEEDFFDIKGIDYLKLRGSWGQNGSRSNLPGNEDREFWVFSGIQYPGTDDVYQPGAEIDKLTNPNLKWETTEQLDLGLDLRSLNGKLSFTMDYYNKKTKDLIFVKQGPLSVGNEFPFANAGTVTNKGFDFELGYRNNDNEFKYSVNLNLSTQDNEVTKQAGSPIVGDNLRGHDLTWFEKGYPIWYFKGYKTNGIDKTTGAPIVVDVNKDGEISAADQTYIGDPHADFLYGATFNAQYKGFDFNLFIQGSEGNDVFMGWFRSDRPFSNKPKFMYDNRWTPTHTNASRPAADNTSDYVYRSDLMVSDGSYMRIKQIQLGYTLPKSTTQKAGIDRARVFVSLDDFFTFTDYEGLDPEAGSSEVTRQGVDRGIYPISGKVIFGLSVNF; encoded by the coding sequence ATGAAAAAATCTGAAAATTTTAATGCTTCTACACATTGCCTTAAAACTGGGAAGCAAAACAACAGCAGATGGCTTTTGAGGTCATCAATGATACTACTGATGGTACTTTGCAATGTAGCCATCACATTTGGTCAAAGTCCTGACAAGGAAATTACCGGTAAAGTAACTGACTCCTACGGTTTTGGAATACCTGGTGTTAATATTTCCTTAAAGGCTACAACAATAGGAACAGTTTCCGATATAGACGGTAATTATTCTATTGCTGCAAATTCCGAAAACGTTATCGTATTCAGTTTCATTGGATACACAACTCAAGAAATTTTAGTTGGTGATCAAACAACAATTAATGTTGTTATGACTGAAGATGCACTAAGTGTAGACGAAGTTGTAGTTATTGGCTATGGTGTTCAAAAGAAAGCTCTGAATACAGGATCTATTTCCAGTGTGAAGGGCGAAGAGCTTCAGAATACTCCGGCATCAAGAGCCGATCAGGCTATTCAAGGACGTACAGCTGGTGTATCTGTATTATCAAATTCAGGTTCTCCGGGTGCAGGAACAAACATTCGTATTCGTGGTGTTAACTCAAACGGTAATTCAAATCCTTTGTTTATTGTAGATGGTATGAAAACCGGAGACATCAATAACATTGACCCAGGTGATATTGAATCATTTGATGTTTTGAAAGATGCTGCCTCTGCAGCCATCTATGGTACCGAAGGTGCTAATGGTGTTATCATCATTACAACCAAATCCGGAAAAATAGGAGAAGCTAAAATCTCTTATGATTTTCAATACGGTCTTCAAAGTTCAAGAAGTGATTTGGAATTGATGAATGCCAGCGAGTATCAACAATGGATGCAGGAATCAGGTGCTGGAGCTGTTACTCTTAACGGAACTGATACAGACTGGCTGGATGAAGTTTTCGAAGTTGCACCAATGCAAAAACACCACCTAAGCTACACCGGAGGAACCGAAAAGTCAACCTACATGATGTCTGGTTCTTACTTCTCACAAAACGGTATTGTAGGTGATGACAAAGCAAAATATGAACGTATTACCGCTCGGGTAAATGCCAAAAGTAATCTTAAAGAATGGCTGGAAGTTGGAAACAACTTTAGTTTTTCGCACTCAAAACAGAAATATATTGGAGAAGACGACGAGTACAGAAGTGTTGTAAACAATGCGCTTTTGATTGATCCTCTTACTCCGATCACCTACGATGGAACACCTGCTAACGTTCAGGCTTTATTAGATGGTGGCAATACCATTCTAAAAAACAATAAAGGACGTTATTATGGACTGGCTCAATATGTAACAGGCGAGACAGCCAACCCTCTTGCAATGTTGCAAACTTATCACAACACCATTACTCAGGATAAAGTTCTGGGAATGGCCTATGCAACAGTTAAACCAATTAAAGGTTTATCCTTCACAACTCGCGTTGGAATCGATTTAACTTATCAAACACAACACTCATGGGCACCAACTTATTATTTCTCCAGTGAAAGCCAAAACTCAGCAACTTCGGTTGATGATGAAATTAACAAGTGGTACACCTGGTTGTGGGAGAACTTCGCAACCTATAATAAAAAAGTAGGTGATCACGACTTTACTCTTTTAGCCGGTTATTCTGCTGAAGAGAATCAAGAGCCCAATTATACAATGCACTCCGGACCACTAATTGCTGAAGGTGACCAGTATGCCTATCAGGAGCATACAACATCTAATGAATTTGACAGAACAGGTGGTGGATACGTAAACCATACAATGACGTCATATTTCGGTCGTTTATCTTACAATTATCTCAACAGATATATGATGGAATTATCACTTCGCCGTGATGCGGCTGATGCATTTCCTACGACTGATAAATCTGCTGTTTTCTCTGCAGCGTCAGTAGGATGGATTGTATCTGAAGAAGATTTCTTTGACATCAAAGGTATTGATTACTTGAAATTAAGAGGCAGTTGGGGACAAAACGGTAGTCGATCAAATCTTCCAGGAAATGAAGATCGTGAATTCTGGGTATTCTCAGGAATACAATACCCTGGTACTGATGACGTTTACCAACCCGGTGCAGAAATCGACAAATTAACCAACCCGAATTTAAAGTGGGAGACCACAGAACAACTTGATCTTGGTTTGGATTTGAGATCTTTGAATGGAAAACTTTCCTTTACAATGGACTACTACAACAAGAAAACAAAAGATTTGATTTTTGTTAAGCAAGGACCATTATCTGTCGGGAACGAATTTCCTTTTGCAAATGCAGGAACTGTTACCAATAAAGGATTTGATTTCGAATTAGGATATCGAAATAACGATAATGAATTTAAGTACAGCGTTAATTTAAATCTATCAACACAAGATAACGAAGTGACCAAACAAGCAGGATCTCCAATAGTCGGGGATAATCTTAGAGGTCATGATTTAACCTGGTTTGAAAAAGGGTACCCAATCTGGTATTTCAAAGGATACAAAACCAATGGTATCGATAAAACTACCGGAGCCCCTATTGTAGTTGATGTAAACAAGGATGGTGAAATTTCTGCTGCCGATCAGACTTACATTGGCGATCCACATGCAGACTTTTTGTATGGTGCTACTTTTAATGCTCAGTACAAAGGATTTGACTTTAACCTTTTCATACAAGGATCTGAAGGAAATGATGTATTTATGGGTTGGTTCCGTTCCGACAGACCTTTCTCTAACAAACCAAAGTTCATGTATGATAACAGATGGACTCCTACTCACACCAATGCCAGCAGACCGGCTGCTGACAATACAAGCGACTATGTTTATCGT